In Plasmodium chabaudi chabaudi strain AS genome assembly, chromosome: 9, the sequence ttgtatatacattttttgataatcacatataatgaatcacaaaaatataatttaaatattatagttttaattccttattatttaccTTATAAGCAATTCCCAAGAAAAGTGATATTGCAAATATTGATAAAACTGGAATTAATTTGCTTGCTACCGACGAACTTGATGATGTAGCTTCAGAAATTTCTACAACATTTTGTGTTGTTTTTGTCGTTGGAAGGAGTGGAAAGTTGCTAGATTGAGTATTATTACActtctttttaaaattatcgtaacaatttgataatataggCAATATTTGCTTATATGAACTATCATCAATATCaacatcattattattaaggAATGTTTGATATTCATCAACAAAATTTTGGGCATTTTTCAAACAGTTTGTGTAATCCGGCTCATCGTCATCAAGTTCACTATACATGCTACATAATGATTTAAATACATCATAAAATTTAGGTATAATGTTCTTATTCGCATTCatcaaattaatttttttatctatgATTTCCTTATAGTTACTATCACTGGCACTAGTTACATTATTAGTATAGTTCGTATTTGTTTCTATATGATTAGTAtagaaattttttaatgtagAGATTCCTTCATTTGATATTTGATTTAGCATATAACTTAACCATAAAATAGCATATTCAACATATCggtctttttcattttgagGGCATTCCTCGTCACACCAATGCTCGAACATCACTAGCAACCATATAAACCCAGcacttattttttcatcatttgtTTCACATTGTCCATTTCTCCCATTGTTCTTGTTAGGGCAGTAATCGttcaatatattatcaaattcaATATCTACTCCTGAATCTTTCTGCTTCacaacaatatatttacccatattattaatttcttCACACTGCGAGTATATTTTACgaattaaacaaaaaatgtattaatataaatgctaCTAAAGTGAagattaatataattttaggCAATGAAACATTCGaataatataagaaaaatgatatataccACTCCCTTAGAcattataatgaaattcTGTTATTATTTGGAGATTATTTTGGatagtattatttatatatattgcataaaatatattttgtatttagtTATTTCTTTACATAGAAATTATCTTTCGCTAAACatatttacttattttatggtaattatttaattaccTTAAATAGAAGGTTACTTAATACACTTTTaccatatgtatatatgatgaattttatacaaaaatgcTATTATTACGATAATTcttaaaagtatataaatagttatttaataagattggttgcatttttatatacttgtttcttataatatataatatacaatatagttttttctaaaattatagtattttcaaattaagTTGTGTTATTTACATCTATTTGAAAATTAcgtaaaattatattatttttatttaatatagatAAATTGATAAtccattttaatatgttcaataactttattattattcctaCGTACATCAATTTAGAAATATACCTTATTGggttattttataatttattttgagCATCTTTTATACGGTTTAAAACAGCAATTAATACTGTACCTGTGCTTATTGATCTATTTATAAgcttaaatatgtttttaaatcagattatttttaaaataatacttagtaaatattaaacataTAACACAAATAAGTGTTGATGCAAATTTTAAAGTATAATAGAAAGTTATGTGCAAGTAGGTTGCTATATTGTACTTTAAGAGgagaaatatatgatatattttctcttttaatatataaatatttgctAAATGATCTTTATTGCTCATTATATCTCATATATTCTATTGTTATAGTTATCAATGTATATAcattcaaatattttattaaaattatatgataaataatgccattttaaattaaaaaaaatgattatttacAAACGCTGATAATatggaataataaaaagacatTTAACATTAATTGAGACTTTAACCCGTTCTTCATTTATCCaggtttttataatataaaaatacatatccCCAACTGTAtctttaacaaaatatgtaacGTTGATACATTTATAATGCACTATTGTATATCATTgacttattatttattcaataaaacatatatttatgtgcCTTTGTTAGAAAATaccattatatttttatataattttctactgaatatttatagaaaGCAATTGTATGCAACATATGGCAGGGGTTTATAGGgccattttttaaatttttattattaattttttcaataataaatgattttataaaatatattttttttaaccattcattatattaataatgttttattcttagaattatataaataaatttataattgaaATATAAGTGAACCATTCCAACAAcatcatatttatgcagatcataataatataaatatattttttaattgtacTTATGAGTTTAGTTacctataataataaatgaatttacttatttatcattttaataCTTATATAGAGTTTTAAAATCAGGTTCATAGAATCTGATCCCCCAAATAaagttaataaatttatcatataaataatcgttttttcttttaaaacaaaaaaaattaacaaaaaaataaattaataaatgacaTATGGTAGGCTTACATaagtttgtatatatttaataatcaCATTTTCTCATCAACTCAACAActtcttttttcatttatcgTACAGCCCATGTGGTACTGAGAGATGaaatcataataaatatgttcaCCCATATTCCCATATTAAACGTTGCAATTATTCAAATCGATGTTGTCTTATAGAACCAAATCGGCACTTTGGATTCATCTTTCGATGTCAATTCCAATATTTGATCGATTGTCCCATAAGCCATTATCATTAAGTTATATTAACACGAAATTCAATTATTATAAGTTTTcctatactttttttaataatttatttcctatatatatttaaaacaattatttaaactaatatattatcaaattatacAGAATTAAACACAATTTAACACTTAACTATAACCCGAGTATGGGTTCCATGAACACAACTTTAACCCTGATTCACAACATAAAaacatacaaaaaatatataataaatatacatatataactttatgttttattgattgcattatttaaatattcttataAATCCCAAGATTATGTTCCAAATTATGGTCAAAAATTGATTATTTCCAAATAGTCAGCCTTAACATATATCaataattattactattcCTGGAATAATCCCTCTCTTCgagtaataaataattatacacTTTCCTCTTTgctttttttcgtttttctcttaaatattgtttttgaGATCGTTTACCAAatccaaataatgaatactaatataaaaattgtaatcgtatatacattttttgataatcccatataaagaattacaaaaataaattttaaagattatatttttaaattcctttttatttaccttaTAAGCAAGTTCCAAGAAAATAGGTATTgcaacaaatataaatgtaattGGAATTAACGTAACTTTTATTGAAAAACTTCGTGGATAAACTGGGAGGAATGGAAAATTggtacattttttttgtaaattgtTATAATCATCTGATAATATAGAtaacaatttattatatgaactgttttctttattattaggaTCATTATTGAGATCATTAAATTGATTAACAAAACTATTAGCATAATTCGAATTTTTAGCGCAATCCCAataatcataattatatgcataatacaaaaaatataatatattaaatgggGCGTCAagtttaaatatttcactaatattcatatccatcaaatctttttttttatctataaTTTCCTTATAAGTCAGACCATCATcaccatttattttatctttataatACTCATTTGTTTCTATATAACTATCATAAAAATcacttaattttttgattatagtattttcctttatttttagtttATAACTTAACCATAAAATAGCGTATTCGGCAAGTTTATCATCGTCTAAATTACACTTcttctttaaattttctagcaaataaataacacCAGAACTAGTCATTTCATAATAATCAAAACATTTATTACTATCTGATCTATCCTTGTAATGACAATAATTGTGGATTGCTTCATTAGTTACTTTAGTTTTTGTtccatcatttttatccTCATCAAAATAGTTACTGATCGTAACAAATTCTTTATactacaaatatattttatgaattaaacaaaaaaacgtattaatataaatattaatcaaatgaaaatcaatataatttatggaCGATACAACATATAAAACACATGCgaagataatattttatttaaaaattgtataccACATCCTCAATCTTATAACTTGGGTTTCTCATAATTTGGAGATTATGAgggataataatatttatatatattacgtAAATATTTGTTGTATCTATTTAAGCTCTTTACATAGTAATTATATTTCGTTAAACATgttatacttatttatgGCAATTATCTAAATAACCTTAAATGGATAGTTGCTTAATATACTTTTaccatatgtatatatgatacatttatacaaaaaatgctattattactataatccttaaaaatacataaatagttatttaataagatatattacatttttatatacttgtttcttatatatagtatagATTTTTCTAAGATTatagtatttttaaattaagtTACATACTCAATTTTCTATTCAAATtacataaattaatattatttttatttaatatagatAAACTCATAaccaattttaataaatccaataactttatttttattcctatatactcaatttaaaaatatatcttatttggtaattttataatatattttacgcaccttttatactatttaaAACGAAAATTAGCACTAAACCCGTATTTGTTGAGCTATTTATAAGGTCAAATAAATCTTTAAacgcatattttttttaaataataattagcAAATATTAGTTTATAACACATAAATAACTATTGATGCAAGTTTAAAGTATAATTGAAAACTAAGTGTAATTAGGCTGTTATGTTACCCTTTGTTAGGGGAGAgataaaagatatatttgctcttttaatatataaatattagcTAAATGATttgaattttcatttttatcttatGTATTCTAATTTTCTAATTGTCAATGTGTATACATTcagataatttattaaaaaatttatattttattaattatatgataaaatattgctATTTTAGATTAAAAAAGGATGAATTACAAAcactaataatataatgccCTCTAAtgtgtaataataaaaatgaattgataaaattgaaTCTTTAACTGTTTCCCATCAATCaagttttttataatataaaaccaTATATCCCcaattgtatatttaacaaaatatgtaacGCTGATGCCTTTATAATGCACTGTTATATCCCATTGATTTATCATTcattcaataaaaaatatatttatatatctctgttaaaaaatacattatatttttatatgattttttactgaatatgcataaaaaacatTCTATATCGAAATGCATGAAGAGATATAAAGGGgcactttttatatttttttaaaaactttattatgaaatatttcaatattattgatagaatatattactagcttatatgtataaacatgtaataataatgctattctatctataatattatttttaattactagaaaattattagaacaaaatatgatatgaaaatttattaatatatttatattttatcttttaaccattttaaaatataatttatttatacctcaaaattataaacttaaaatattgtatatatagttcaatttttattgtgttattaaaaatgttagaTGCATAATATGCCTTTTATAGATAACGCTGTATTGTCGAACCCCGATCGATTGTTTATgaatctatattttattattatatagtaGTTTGTTTAATTAATGTTACAAACACACATATTAAtctgaatatatattgtaatatagagtaatattcaaaatgttttttattataatttatagatGCCTGTTCAGTTTTGTTGTTACAGTTTTGCTTGGGAACTTTATAattgaaattaaaataaatatgatacaaataataaattttgctAATATGTTTcatcaaataaagaaacatAATGTGCTATTCATGATTCAATATCGCCCCTGATTAACAAgacttatataataaataataaggatTCTTATATATCGTTATCCAAAAATTACCAATAAAATGTAACATGTGAAGTTATAGTATTgccaaatttaatatatacgaACGAATTAGATATAGTATTATGgcttatgaaaatatgttcAGTACACCCTTTCATATTAATGGCCATTCCCCTTTGGGGGGTGCATATTTAGGAATAATCTCAAGATTAAACATACGAGATGgagcatatatttaatcacCATTTATAGACcaacaatattataaattacaaatatattatttcgtaataacaatatatttaaattccAAAATTGAGAATTTGCATATGTAATAtcctaatatatattattagttaaaaaaattttattattatgtgcTTTTtcgataaaattaatattagtatttaattatatgaaatttttacaataaaaaaatttttcaatattgGCTATTAGTatagtattttattttatatgtataagcatataataattatagttCTATTTATCatactatttataattattagaaCATAATATgacattaaattttattaacatacttatattttattttcaactattttaaaatataatttatttatacctCAGAATTGTAAAacttaaaatattgtatatatagttcaatttttatcgtgttattaaaaatgttagaTGCATAAAACATCATTTATAGATAACGTTGTATTGTCGATTATCGATCAGCATTCCATGcatctattatatattggtaatatattaatctgaatatatattgtaatgTAGAGGGATATTCAAAATCAATTTATTATAGTTTATAcctacatatataatattatcatacTGTTCCGTTGGTAtaatacaatttaaattaaaatgatTGTAACACAAATTAGAAGTTTTgctaaataaaatatttcatcaaataaagaaaaatatagtgTTATTCATGATTCAATATAGCAATTTGCTGgaaagttatatatattttttaaccaTATTATACAAACCCTTTCATATTAATGATTGTCCCCTTTTTTAGCTACATATTCAACCGCCATTTCGTGATTAAGCATCCGGAAATGGTAAATATGtctgataaaaatgtacagaccaatatatattgtcaaattataaataaaataatcaaattgCAGACCAAACACAAAACATCAACTCCATAGAACAAAACTATAACTCATGGTACATAACTTTGACCCCCTTTTTCTGTTgatgaatatgaaaaattttaaaaaggatatgtaacttattaatttgtttagaTTCTTAACATTATTCGTGTTAAAACCTTTTTAACaagtaaaatatgtttaaataatgGGGAATAGGGATGcgcatattttcatataaaatgttgCATCAAttgcaaatttttatttctctagggagttaaaaaaatataatcaaaatTCGACAAATCGATGTtatttataacaaaatacAGATTTGTGaaagaattttttataatgtctaaaaaaacatatattaataaaaaattatactataaaaaattatttcttttccaaaaaaaattcacttttatttttatttcattattttatgctgttgttaaaattttaatttgtattaataGAAATTGTTTTGTATACTTTTACTTATTTGCCATCAATATATAAGATTTATTGTTGACAATGTTATATGATACTATTTATTGCTTCTCATGTCCTCcaattcataatatattattttacataatgcaaaattattttttttttgaacaGTTGTCCATGCGTACAACCCAAATTTATTAACCATATTCCAACTTTGCGAAAAAAATCGTGGCGATCCttggaaatatttttatgctttAGTCAAAAAAGCTCAAGTATGGAAACCGTTTCTTTTCTGTTTCGTTGTAAATCGTATTTCTCATATTATTCACAATAATTATGCattgtattttcattaattttgCAGATATCAAAAGACAAAACTATAATTGCCATGACTTCAGTAGATGTAGATGATCAAAACCCTTCCAGGAAAGAACATAAAAACccaatattaaaaaaacagatTCATTACATGCTTCCATAGAATATAAAGATTgtattatgaataaaaaatttgaaagaATATATGTGAACTTAGCTGGATACCtcattgaaaaaaaaggtgATGATCTTGAAATCACCTATATCGAATCTGTGAGcaatatacacattttaataatataataatttatttcacaattgttaaaaaaaatacagttttaaataaatgtacatatttataatatatgctatattttgaaaaattttaacgttttacatattcatccatttatgcatttttttaattcaacTTAAAATCTAagttaattaaatatatcctTCCAAAGAATtgtcttttcttttataaacaaaaaaatcaccaaaaaaattaaattaataaatggtaCAGGATCAGCCTGGATaagtttgtatatatttattgatgGAGATTTTTCCCCATAAACAGGATTTATAGATTTTTtagtttgttttttttgactagatgattttataattatttgcatATGTCTTTTCCCTTccattaaatttataacctttttcatgtttttttttctcttcaATTCATTTCTTCGtccaaatgataaatactaacataaaattatgaaaaatatatgtgttttatcaggaaatattttaaaaatagtacacatcataattttcttttatttaccTTGTACATAATAGCTAAAGTAATGGGTATTAAAATAactataattaatattctAGTTTGCTTGTATTCTTTGggtacatatatatcacATATTCCTGTTGTTTCACTCCCTTTACTGTTTTCTTTGCTTTGAGTATCGCCTACTACTTTATTTTGACTTTCTAATGTATCAGCTCCATTATCAGGTATGCTTGGTGATGCTCCTGTTTCCGCCAGGGGACTTGGTGTTTGGGCCACTGAACTTTGTACTTTTGGGTTTTGTGGATTATTATCCTCATTGGCTCCATTATCTTTTTGCTTCGTTCGAGCTTGGTCTTTCCTCCATTTTTCGAGTATTTCATCATCATATTCTGATTGGCACTTTGAATTACTGAAATCAAATGTGCTAAAACCTTTCACAAAATATGAATCGGTATTTTCTATCGTTGTAAGTGTTTGAAGAGAACTTGCTAAATTTGGATCACCATTCTTAATAGTACTTCTAAATTTctcatatgtttttttcaaattatcCAATAAATGAAGATATGAATCACATTCAGAAACATTTTGATAAAGCAGCATATATTGATTAGAACTATTGGTAGAATTCTGGATAAGGCTCGCAGATTCGGTAGGTTTAATTTTATGATGCATAATtgttttacatatatgctTAAGTAACTTATAAAATTCGTTCATGTGACTAAGATTAGCTTCTTTCAAACCATTTATATTACCTAAAAGATtccaatatttataatctCCTATATCTTTGTCtaaatactttttataaGCCTCATCTAAAGTAattctattattttccccttttcttttgtctttttggtacatattaaataatttatcacTTAGCcacatcaaaaaatattcaccatattcgttatttttatctgcTTTTCCTTTCAAAAATACATGCGTGGTCATAACACCAATACGCTGCACATCTGTtagacattttttattaggACAAAATTCATAATATGATGATTTTTTGTCAATTTCCTCCATCTTCATCCTGGCACCATTTTCACCATTAATAATCTTATCAGCTTCAAGAAATGTCTCACActaagaaaatatttataaaaatgaataaaaatatgtattaatgaaaagtttattgaaataaaatttaatatgatTTGTAGGCAAAtcaaaaacaataaaataagggtagacatgttttattttaaaataaagttattTACCATTCCATTGGGGTCCATTGTAATGagattttgtttttaatcTGTAGATGGAcataatatcatttttatataaaaattatatacaataccaaaataatttattcaatTACGTAGTCTTTCTATATGAAATTGTCATTAATTAAAcgaaatattaatattattctcaataataataattttaaaacaatatacaataatataataaataaaacatatattcgATTTTATTGCAATTTAGATAAATATCCTTATTTTGTGGTTTATTTGAAGTATTTCTATCATATGCGAAATGTCTCTATTCTTAATAATATTCGGACCATCTTCcttgtataattttgtttaacCTTTCAATGagtttaaataaaacatatccCCTAGTTATTATAAGCTTGTATGTAGATAACCATGCATTCTCTAGATTTATAGTAAAGAAATTACcaattttatgttattataaatatataaagaattataaatgtgttattactataattgttaaaaatgtatttgtATCTCATTATTTGAATGTCATGTATTGATATATGTTATTGTTCACCGTGAAATATTacaccttttttattatttctaataaataagtatttatgtttaaatttaatatttttctttttctaaataaatGGCATATAgcatgtttatttatttaataatatattaatctaatattattattgttgttACTAATGGCGTATCACTTTATACTGCAATGAGATAATTAATGCACTCACgaagaatattttaaaccAATAGTAATTTCCTTTGATTCATTGTTTTAAAGTATGACATtttagaatatatattatttcataatagaactatatttaaaatataaatatataagtttgtatatataataacctaatataaatattattggttcaaacaaaatttattattatttgctttctcaacaaaattaatattaatttaattatatgaagtTTTCACAATAAAACGccatttctttatttgttattggtaaaatattttactagtttatatgtataggCGTATAATAACGATCTTTTACCTCAAAGCtataaaattcaaaaattaatagTGATTAATCTAATATTATACCTTTatagtaaataaattaaagtatatataattatttctatcaatataaattataactTTTGCATAAattgatattatatataatcgaaaattaaaaggatagtatacatatataatgtaattttttattaatatgcatatttttattgtattatcaaaaatggTAGATGCATAAAAAGACTTTATAAATGATGCTGTATTATCGAATCTCGAtcgatattttattaacctatattttattattatctataatgaatttataatgTGTTTAATTgacattaaaaatgtaatcaTTAACCTGAAGGTATGCTATAATGTAGATAGATGTTCCAAATGAATcaaattgtatattatagcttcatatataaaattattattatagctCAGTTGAAgaatgttattatttaaataaaaataattgtaacacaaaataatagtggcgcaaataaaatgtttcaTCGAATAAAGAAAGATATTTCGTCATGCATAATCCAATATAACCACAgattaatatgttttatataataaataataagggttcttatatattgttaacCAAAAATTAgcaataaaatacaaatatgaagttataatattcccacatttaatatatatgagcGAATTATATAGAAGTATTATAACTATGGAAAATATCTTATCCGACccttttataataatgaatattccCCTTTGGAGGGTGCATATTTAGACACCATCTAGAGATTAAACATACGGAGATggtatacatatttaattagTATTCAaagacaaataaatattataaaattatgaataaattagtaaaaatatagccCTAACACAAAACATAGATTCATAAAACATAACAATAACCCATAGTACAGAACCCTGGCCCAAAATATGGGTTCCCCAAAATACAACTCTATACCTGAACATAAACCCTCAATATAgcttataaatttattaattaatgtGTTTAAATCAGGtttgtttaaaataattataagtattaactcaaaatttgtaaattCAAAATCCattaatatgtaatatatatgcatggaAATAAGGGCAAATGGGTTTTGGCAAACACTAAACAAAGacaaattaattatataatgtgattatatg encodes:
- a CDS encoding CIR protein — translated: MRNPSYKIEDVYKEFVTISNYFDEDKNDGTKTKVTNEAIHNYCHYKDRSDSNKCFDYYEMTSSGVIYLLENLKKKCNLDDDKLAEYAILWLSYKLKIKENTIIKKLSDFYDSYIETNEYYKDKINGDDGLTYKEIIDKKKDLMDMNISEIFKLDAPFNILYFLYYAYNYDYWDCAKNSNYANSFVNQFNDLNNDPNNKENSSYNKLLSILSDDYNNLQKKCTNFPFLPVYPRSFSIKVTLIPITFIFVAIPIFLELAYKYSLFGFGKRSQKQYLREKRKKAKRKVYNYLLLEERDYSRNSNNY
- a CDS encoding CIR protein codes for the protein MSKGVCEEINNMGKYIVVKQKDSGVDIEFDNILNDYCPNKNNGRNGQCETNDEKISAGFIWLLVMFEHWCDEECPQNEKDRYVEYAILWLSYMLNQISNEGISTLKNFYTNHIETNTNYTNNVTSASDSNYKEIIDKKINLMNANKNIIPKFYDVFKSLCSMYSELDDDEPDYTNCLKNAQNFVDEYQTFLNNNDVDIDDSSYKQILPILSNCYDNFKKKCNNTQSSNFPLLPTTKTTQNVVEISEATSSSSSVASKLIPVLSIFAISLFLGIAYKYSLFGFDKQRHRQYLREKLKKIKKKMNDYI
- a CDS encoding CIR protein, with the translated sequence MDPNGMCETFLEADKIINGENGARMKMEEIDKKSSYYEFCPNKKCLTDVQRIGVMTTHVFLKGKADKNNEYGEYFLMWLSDKLFNMYQKDKRKGENNRITLDEAYKKYLDKDIGDYKYWNLLGNINGLKEANLSHMNEFYKLLKHICKTIMHHKIKPTESASLIQNSTNSSNQYMLLYQNVSECDSYLHLLDNLKKTYEKFRSTIKNGDPNLASSLQTLTTIENTDSYFVKGFSTFDFSNSKCQSEYDDEILEKWRKDQARTKQKDNGANEDNNPQNPKVQSSVAQTPSPLAETGASPSIPDNGADTLESQNKVVGDTQSKENSKGSETTGICDIYVPKEYKQTRILIIVILIPITLAIMYKYLSFGRRNELKRKKNMKKVINLMEGKRHMQIIIKSSSQKKQTKKSINPVYGEKSPSINIYKLIQADPVPFINLIFLVIFLFIKEKTILWKDIFN